A window from Megalobrama amblycephala isolate DHTTF-2021 linkage group LG21, ASM1881202v1, whole genome shotgun sequence encodes these proteins:
- the camkvb gene encoding caM kinase-like vesicle-associated protein: MPFGCLNPGEKKDYNSPTEITDKYDLGQIVKSEEFCEIFRAKDKNTLKMYTCKKFLKKDGRKVRKAAKNEIVILKMVKHPNILQLVDVYETRKEYYLFLELATGREVFDWILDQGYYSERDTSNVIRQVMEAVAYLHSLKIVHRNLKLENLVYYNRLKHSKIVISDFHLAKLENGLIKEPCGTPEYLAPEVVGRQRYGRPVDCWALGVIMYILLSGNPPFYDEADDDDYENHDKNLFRKILAGDYEFDSPYWDDISDSAKNLVSRLMEVDTDQRLTAQEAINHEWISGNAASDKNIKENVCAQIEKNFAKAKWKKAVRVTTMMKRLRAPEHQTAAPAAAAAAVPDAANPAAGAQENPQAPSEASTAQSSTAESNSASTEAPVVEAANAEAVAAAAPPPTEPVLHVPAPEQPDPTSRCNGEALDSLPPDTGEEQSG; encoded by the exons ATGCCATTCGGCTGTTTAAATCCTGGCGAGAAGAAGGACTACAACAGTCCTACAGAAATCACAGACAAATATGATCTGGGGCAGATTGTTAAATC GGAGGAGTTCTGTGAGATCTTCAGGGCGAAGGATAAAAACACTCTGAAAATGTACACCTGCAAAAAATTCCTGAAGAAAGATGGAAGAAAAGTGCGGAAGGCTGCCAAAAATGAGATTGTCATCCTAAAGAT GGTGAAACACCCCAACATCCTCCAGCTGGTCGATGTCTATGAGACCCGGAAAGAGTACTACCTCTTCCTTGAGCT GGCCACAGGTCGGGAGGTGTTTGACTGGATCCTGGATCAAGGCTATTATTCTGAGAGGGACACCAGCAATGTTATCAGACAGGTGATGGAGGCAGTTGCTTACCTGCACAGCCTGAAGATCGTTCACAGGAACCTAAAG CTTGAGAATCTGGTGTACTACAACCGACTGAAACATTCAAAAATAGTCATCAGTGATTTCCATCTGGCAAAACTGGAGAATGGACTCATCAAGGAGCCCTGTGGAACCCCAGAGTATCTGG CCCCAGAGGTTGTTGGGAGACAGAGATATGGCCGACCGGTGGACTGCTGGGCCCTTGGTGTGATCATGTACATACT ACTCTCTGGAAATCCTCCATTCTACGATGAAGCAGATGATGATGACTATGAAAACCATGACAAGAACCTCTTCCGGAAGATTCTTGCTGGAGACTATGAGTTTGACTCACCATACTGGGATGATATTTCAGACTCTG CTAAAAACTTAGTGTCACGTCTTATGGAGGTGGACACTGACCAGAGATTGACTGCACAAGAAGCCATCAACCATGAATG GATATCTGGAAATGCTGCTTCCGACAAGAACATCAAGGAAAATGTGTGCGCACAAATCGAGAAAAACTTTGCAAAAGCTAAGTGGAAG AAAGCCGTACGGGTCACGACCATGATGAAGCGTCTCAGGGCACCAGAGCATCAGACAGCggcaccagcagcagcagcagcagctgtaCCAGATGCGGCCAACCCTGCAGCAGGGGCTCAGGAAAACCCTCAGGCTCCATCAGAGGCCTCCACAGCTCAATCCAGTACTGCTGAAAGCAACTCTGCGAGCACAGAAGCCCCTGTTGTGGAAGCTGCTAACGCAGAAGCAGTGGCCGCTGCCGCCCCGCCACCAACTGAGCCTGTTCTCCACGTTCCAGCGCCTGAACAGCCCGATCCCACGTCGCGATGCAACGGAGAAGCTTTAGACTCCCTGCCACCGGACACAGGGGAGGAACAGAGCGGTTAA